A genomic region of Phragmites australis chromosome 2, lpPhrAust1.1, whole genome shotgun sequence contains the following coding sequences:
- the LOC133900108 gene encoding uncharacterized protein LOC133900108, producing MWRRASHLLRTATAASRRLPHPFPPAPRPLLLAPRVASSISSYATQAAAAAASAPATRAPRTVGSLLRLNDLQDNPGARKQKTRKGRGIGSGKGKTAGRGHKGQKARGTARFGFEGGQTPLRRRLPRRGFKNRFSLTFQPCGLGKIAKLINAGKIDSSELITMKTLKDTGAIGKQIKDGIRLMGRGAEEIKWPIHLEVSRATARAKAAVEAAGGTVRLVYYNKLGFRALLKPEWFEKKGRLLPKAARPPPKQRDKVDSIGRLPAPTKPLPFTPEEVEFAAKRDAARVTA from the exons ATGTGGCGCCGCGCCTCCCATCTCCTCCgtaccgccaccgccgcctcgcgccgccTCCCGCATCCGTTCCCACCAGCGCCCAGGCCTCTCCTCCTCGCCCCAAGGGTCGCCTCCTCAATCTCCTCCTACGCCACCcaggcagcggcagcggcagcgtcGGCGCCCGCGACGAGGGCGCCGCGGACGGTGGGGAGCCTGCTGCGGCTCAACGACCTGCAGGACAACCCGGGCGCAAGGAAGCAGAAGACGCGCAAGGGTCGCGGGATCGGCTCCGGCAAGGGAAAGACGGCGGGCCGCGGCCACAAGGGCCAGAAGGCGCGCGGCACAGCGAGGTTCGGCTTCGAGGGCGGCCAGAccccgctccgccgccgcctgcccCGCCGCGGTTTCAAGAACCGCTTCTCCCTCACATTCCAG CCCTGTGGACTAGGGAAAATTGCAAAGCTCATCAATGCTGGGAAAATTGATTCCTCTGAACTGATCACAATGAAAACACTGAAG GATACAGGTGCCATTGGGAAGCAAATAAAGGATGGAATTCGCTTAATGGGCCGTGGAGCAGAAGAAATCAAATGGCCGATTCACCTTGAG GTATCAAGGGCGACTGCAAGGGCAAAAGCTGCCGTCGAAGCAGCTGGTGGAACAGTAAGGTTGGTGTACTACAACAAGCTTGGATTCCGGGCGCTCCTCAAACCCGAGTGGTTTGAGAAGAAGGGCCGCCTGTTACCAAAAGCGGCAAGGCCTCCACCCAAACAGCGAGACAAGGTCGATAGCATTGGCCGCCTGCCTGCACCAACAAAGCCACTTCCCTTCACACCAGAGGAAGTGGAGTTTGCAGCAAAGCGTGACGCTGCCCGTGTGACTGCATAA
- the LOC133900115 gene encoding polygalacturonase At1g48100-like: MEFTARTAIALLLALAVASSFLCDGVHSRHHHTKHTRHNSAHPPSHAPGPASPRRAPPRARPSPPAPPPSAYPTPGAVTVYDVVKDFGAVGDGVTDDTDAIKTAWDTACQDDGPSVVLAAAGHSFLVHTTVFTGPCQGSVTIQVDGTIVAPSDPDTWPANSKRNWLVFYQAHGVSLRGAGLIDGKGQKWWDLPCKPHKGTHGANTQGSCDSPVALRFFMSNNVKVQDLKVQNSPEFHFRFDSCRGVLVSGLSINSPELSPNTDGIHVENTQDVLITNSVVSNGDDCVSIGAGTLNVHIENVTCGPGHGISIGSLGKPGSSRACVANVTVRNAVIRHSDNGVRIKTWQGGSGSVSSVSFENVRMDAVRNPIIIDQYYCLSHSCQNSTTSVFVSGVSYAGIRGTYDVRSPPIHFGCSDAVPCTNITLSDVELLPASGDTVHDPFCWNVYGNTATPTVPPVACLMEGVPRTGEDSSSLKC, translated from the exons ATGGAGTTCACCGCTAGGACCGCCATTGCTCTGCTTCTCGCGCTCGCCGTCGCCTCGAGCTTCCTATGCGACGGGGTCCACAGCCGCCACCACCACACCAAGCACACCAGGCACAACTCCGCGCACCCGCCGTCCCACGCTCCGGGCCCGGCGAGCCCGAGGCGGGCGCCTCCGCGCGCGCGGCCATCTCCCCCggccccgccgccgtcggcgtACCCAACGCCGGGCGCGGTCACCGTGTACGACGTCGTCAAGGACTTCGGCGCCGTCGGGGACGGCGTCACGGACGACACCGACGCCATCAAGACCGCGTGGGACACGGCGTGCCAGGACGACGGGCCTAGCGTcgtgctcgccgccgccgggcaCTCGTTCCTGGTGCACACCACCGTCTTCACCGGACCGTGCCAGGGCAGCGTCACGATCCAG GTCGACGGGACGATCGTCGCACCGAGCGATCCCGATACGTGGCCGGCGAACAGCAAACGCAACTGGCTCGTGTTCTACCAGGCCCACGGCGTGTCGCTGCGCGGCGCCGGGCTCAtcgacggcaaaggccagaagtGGTGGGATCTCCCCTGCAAGCCTCACAAG GGAACACATGGAGCAAACACCCAGGGATCTTGTGACAGCCCAGTG GCGTTGAGGTTTTTCATGAGCAACAACGTGAAGGTGCAAGATCTGAAGGTGCAGAACAGCCCCGAGTTCCACTTCCGGTTCGACAGCTGCCGCGGCGTGCTCGTGAGCGGCCTGTCCATCAACTCCCCGGAGCTGAGCCCCAACACCGACGGCATCCACGTCGAGAACACCCAGGACGTCCTCATCACCAACTCCGTCGTCTCCAACGGCGACGACTGCGTCTCCATCGGCGCCGGCACCCTGAACGTCCACATCGAGAACGTCACCTGCGGGCCGGGCCACGGCATCAGCATCGGGAGCCTGGGAAAGCCGGGGTCGTCGCGGGCGTGCGTGGCCAACGTGACGGTGCGGAACGCGGTGATCCGGCACTCGGACAACGGCGTGCGGATCAAGACGTGGCAGGGCGGGTCCGGGTCCGTGTCGTCGGTGTCGTTCGAGAACGTGCGCATGGACGCCGTGCGCAACCCCATCATCATCGACCAGTACTACTGCCTCTCCCACAGCTGCCAGAACTCCACCACGTCCGTGTTCGTCTCCGGCGTGTCGTACGCCGGCATCCGGGGCACCTACGACGTGCGCAGCCCGCCCATCCACTTCGGGTGCAGCGACGCCGTGCCGTGCACCAACATCACGCTCTCCGATGTCGAGCTGCTGCCGGCCTCCGGCGACACGGTCCACGACCCCTTCTGCTGGAACGTGTACGGCAACACTGCCACGCCCACCGTGCCGCCCGTGGCGTGCCTGATGGAAGGAGTGCCCAGGACCGGCGAGGATAGCAGCAGCTTGAAATGCTAG